The proteins below come from a single Salinivibrio kushneri genomic window:
- a CDS encoding glycoside hydrolase family 9 protein, giving the protein MQVLTNHIGYSLRGDKYAVIVSDSDRLTGTPVALISLPPLKGTGTFNTADKTTSPSGDRHFNDAAKDAKKSTGTDTVSLDNVVAQFELHQGTQLNNWQLGTAYTLDFSAFAHRGRYQLVLLTDTPVYSHPFEITDNCLFHTTFSDLLHYFKSQRCSGIYEHADQRAKVFGSDERMDVSGGWYDASGDVSKYLSHLSYANYFNPQQIPLLAWGLADLASQFSADTLPAFVRTRLADEAKHGADFLLRMQHPSGFFYMTVFDQWSKDPERRTLCAYATQDGVMSEAYQAGFRQGGGMAITALAAASRAPLYAEPDQQTRYLDAAIRGYWHLVEHNHRYLDDGKPNIIDETCALLAACELHHATRQSTEEQSTGDSHAYLMGQAPLGSGDRHISANGDCPFLSEARGWMTKLVARQRSDETCQYYWSANADGSRPFYHAADAGLPGLALIRYLDVETDPSHQAIAQTALERACQFELNLTQTADNPFAYPRQYVKPVEGVKQVRHFIPHHTETGYWWQGENARLGSLATFACHATRHIHDDTLNTALQTFSQRALNWILGLNPFDICMLDGHGHNNPDYLPHLGFFNAKGGICNGITSGMEDETQIAFNPAPYCDDMAQNWRWGEQWLPHASWFMLAISAQTLIGNDHSNKENA; this is encoded by the coding sequence ATGCAAGTGCTGACCAATCACATTGGCTACTCGTTACGCGGTGATAAATACGCGGTGATCGTCAGTGACAGCGACCGCCTCACCGGCACGCCCGTGGCACTGATTTCTCTGCCTCCTCTTAAGGGGACAGGCACATTTAATACTGCCGATAAAACTACCTCCCCTTCTGGGGACAGACACTTTAACGATGCCGCAAAAGATGCAAAAAAAAGTACCGGGACAGACACAGTATCACTCGATAACGTGGTCGCGCAGTTTGAATTACACCAAGGAACACAGTTAAACAACTGGCAGCTGGGCACGGCTTATACCCTCGATTTTTCTGCCTTTGCACATCGCGGACGCTATCAACTCGTGCTGTTAACAGACACACCGGTATATTCCCATCCGTTTGAGATAACCGATAATTGCCTGTTTCACACCACGTTTTCCGACCTGCTCCATTACTTTAAATCGCAGCGATGTAGCGGTATTTACGAACACGCGGATCAGCGCGCCAAGGTATTTGGCTCTGATGAACGCATGGATGTGTCCGGCGGTTGGTACGATGCCTCTGGCGATGTGAGCAAATACCTGAGCCACCTTTCCTATGCCAATTACTTCAATCCGCAACAGATCCCTCTGTTGGCTTGGGGGCTGGCCGATCTTGCCAGCCAGTTTAGCGCGGACACGCTGCCCGCGTTTGTGCGTACGCGATTAGCCGATGAAGCGAAACACGGCGCCGATTTTCTTCTCCGTATGCAACACCCCAGTGGCTTTTTTTATATGACGGTGTTTGATCAATGGTCGAAAGACCCGGAGCGCCGCACCCTTTGCGCTTACGCGACGCAAGATGGCGTGATGAGTGAGGCTTACCAAGCCGGTTTTCGTCAAGGCGGCGGCATGGCGATTACAGCCCTTGCCGCTGCAAGCCGAGCCCCGCTTTACGCGGAGCCAGACCAACAAACACGCTATTTAGACGCCGCCATTCGCGGCTACTGGCATTTGGTTGAGCATAACCATCGTTACCTCGATGATGGCAAGCCCAACATTATTGACGAAACCTGCGCCCTTCTCGCTGCATGCGAGTTACATCACGCCACTCGACAATCTACCGAGGAGCAATCTACCGGGGACAGTCACGCTTATTTAATGGGACAGGCACCTTTAGGTTCTGGGGACAGACACATTAGTGCGAACGGTGACTGTCCCTTCTTGAGCGAGGCTCGAGGCTGGATGACAAAGCTGGTCGCACGGCAACGCAGTGATGAAACTTGCCAGTACTATTGGTCAGCAAATGCTGATGGGAGCCGCCCCTTTTACCATGCCGCCGATGCGGGTCTGCCCGGCTTAGCATTAATTCGCTATCTCGATGTGGAAACCGACCCCAGCCATCAAGCTATCGCACAAACAGCCCTGGAACGCGCCTGCCAGTTTGAGCTCAACCTAACACAAACCGCCGATAATCCATTCGCGTATCCGCGTCAGTACGTTAAACCCGTCGAGGGCGTCAAACAGGTGCGTCATTTTATTCCTCACCACACTGAAACCGGCTATTGGTGGCAAGGCGAGAATGCACGCTTGGGGTCACTGGCAACCTTTGCGTGTCATGCCACACGCCATATTCATGACGATACGCTGAATACTGCCCTCCAGACCTTTAGCCAACGAGCGCTTAATTGGATCCTCGGTTTAAACCCATTTGATATCTGTATGCTCGATGGACATGGCCACAACAACCCAGATTACCTACCGCACTTGGGCTTTTTTAATGCCAAAGGGGGGATCTGCAATGGCATTACCTCAGGAATGGAGGATGAAACACAGATTGCATTCAACCCCGCGCCATATTGCGATGATATGGCGCAAAACTGGCGATGGGGCGAGCAGTGGTTGCCACATGCAAGCTGGTTTATGCTCGCCATCAGTGCGCAAACACTGATTGGCAACGACCACTCGAACAAGGAGAACGCGTGA